In Kaistella faecalis, a genomic segment contains:
- a CDS encoding ATP-dependent Clp protease ATP-binding subunit: protein MDHKFSNGLDQVFQHSKNEARRLQSEFLNTEHFLLGMIKTENSAKDILQNLGADLTQIRRKIETMAVSGLNPFTADGDKISFTKMADQAVKRSELECRQYQGSEINTVHLLLGILYKSDDPSTNILGSYDIDYERVTKEYQTMLKNSGQSPKMSAYDDDEEREEFGQMRKPTGNIGTGKSKTPTLDNFGRDLTSLARDGKLDPVIGREKEIERVSQILSRRKKNNPLLIGEPGVGKSAIAEGLALRIQQKKVSRVLYGKRVITLDLASLVAGTKYRGQFEERMKAIMTELEKNRDVILFIDELHTIVGAGSSTGSLDASNMFKPALARGEIQCIGATTLDEYRQYIEKDGALERRFQKVMVEPTTVEETIQILNQIKDKYEDHHNVTYTEEAVLACVNLTARYITDRFLPDKAIDAMDEAGSRVYIKNMKVPTEIIEHEKKIEEIKDLKQKAVKAQDYLEARKLKDEEERLQIELNLAQETWDKNVKEKKEVVTEESVAEVVSMMSGIPVTKVGKNELDKLSQMDAMMNGKVIGQEDAVKKVVKAIQRNRAGLKDPNRPIGTFIFLGTTGVGKTELAKVMARELFDSDEALIRIDMSEYMEKFAVSRLVGAPPGYVGYEEGGQLTEAVRRKPYAVVLLDEIEKAHPDVFNILLQILDEGFVTDSLGRKIDFRNTIIILTSNIGTRDLKDFGDGVGFGTSAKKSTTDARARSTIENALKKAFAPEFLNRIDDIVIFNSLEKEHITKIIDLELAKLYKRLEKLNYHVDLSQDAKDFIAEKGWDKDFGARPLKRAIQKYIEDLLAEMLVNKQLSEGETIILKLNEEKDGLIGETVKKKQSAK, encoded by the coding sequence ATGGATCATAAATTTTCAAACGGTTTGGATCAGGTTTTCCAACATAGTAAAAACGAAGCAAGGCGTTTGCAAAGCGAGTTTCTCAATACAGAACATTTCCTTTTGGGAATGATTAAAACTGAGAATTCCGCTAAGGACATTTTGCAGAATTTGGGTGCAGATTTAACTCAGATCAGAAGAAAGATTGAAACTATGGCAGTATCGGGATTAAACCCTTTTACTGCTGATGGCGACAAGATTTCTTTCACAAAAATGGCAGATCAGGCCGTAAAACGATCAGAACTCGAATGCAGACAATACCAAGGTTCAGAAATTAATACAGTGCACCTTCTTTTGGGGATACTCTATAAATCTGATGACCCGTCTACCAACATTTTGGGTTCTTATGATATCGATTATGAAAGAGTCACAAAGGAATATCAAACAATGCTTAAAAATTCCGGTCAGAGTCCTAAAATGAGCGCGTACGACGATGATGAAGAGAGAGAAGAATTCGGGCAGATGCGTAAGCCAACCGGAAACATCGGTACAGGTAAAAGCAAAACTCCGACACTTGATAATTTTGGACGTGATTTAACTTCACTTGCAAGAGACGGAAAACTGGACCCTGTAATCGGCCGGGAAAAAGAAATTGAAAGGGTTTCACAAATTTTGTCCAGAAGAAAGAAAAACAATCCACTGTTGATCGGTGAACCAGGCGTTGGTAAATCAGCGATTGCAGAAGGACTTGCTTTAAGAATTCAGCAGAAAAAAGTTTCCCGTGTTCTTTATGGAAAAAGGGTTATTACCCTTGATTTAGCGAGTTTGGTTGCAGGAACAAAATACCGCGGACAGTTCGAGGAAAGAATGAAAGCAATCATGACGGAGCTCGAGAAAAACCGCGATGTCATCCTTTTCATTGATGAACTTCACACTATTGTCGGTGCGGGAAGTTCTACCGGAAGTCTGGATGCATCCAATATGTTCAAACCTGCTTTGGCTAGGGGTGAAATTCAATGCATTGGAGCGACAACCTTGGATGAGTACAGACAGTATATCGAAAAAGATGGTGCTTTGGAACGTCGTTTCCAGAAGGTAATGGTGGAACCGACGACTGTTGAAGAAACGATTCAGATTTTAAATCAGATTAAAGACAAATATGAGGATCACCATAATGTAACTTATACCGAAGAAGCGGTTTTGGCATGTGTGAATCTTACTGCACGATATATCACCGATCGTTTTCTGCCGGACAAGGCAATTGATGCAATGGATGAAGCAGGTTCCAGAGTGTATATTAAAAACATGAAGGTTCCTACAGAAATCATCGAGCACGAAAAGAAAATTGAAGAAATCAAGGATCTCAAGCAGAAAGCCGTGAAAGCTCAGGATTATCTGGAAGCCCGAAAACTGAAAGATGAAGAAGAAAGGCTTCAGATTGAACTGAATCTCGCGCAGGAAACCTGGGATAAAAATGTGAAGGAGAAAAAAGAAGTCGTAACCGAAGAAAGTGTGGCTGAAGTAGTTTCAATGATGAGCGGCATTCCGGTGACGAAAGTCGGTAAGAATGAGCTTGACAAACTTTCGCAGATGGATGCCATGATGAACGGTAAAGTTATCGGTCAGGAAGATGCAGTGAAAAAAGTGGTGAAAGCCATCCAGAGAAATCGCGCCGGACTGAAAGACCCGAACAGACCGATTGGAACATTCATTTTCCTCGGAACCACAGGTGTAGGTAAAACAGAACTTGCCAAAGTGATGGCCCGTGAACTTTTCGACTCAGATGAAGCACTGATCCGTATCGATATGAGTGAATACATGGAGAAATTCGCTGTTTCACGACTGGTTGGAGCGCCTCCTGGATATGTCGGTTACGAAGAAGGCGGCCAGCTTACAGAAGCTGTTCGTAGAAAGCCTTATGCAGTTGTACTTCTCGACGAGATTGAAAAAGCGCATCCGGATGTTTTCAACATTCTGCTGCAGATTCTTGATGAAGGTTTTGTAACAGATTCTTTAGGTAGAAAAATCGATTTCAGAAATACAATTATCATCCTCACTTCCAATATCGGAACGAGAGATCTTAAAGATTTTGGTGACGGTGTAGGATTCGGGACTTCTGCGAAGAAATCAACTACCGATGCGAGAGCCAGAAGTACGATCGAAAACGCGCTTAAGAAAGCATTTGCACCTGAATTTCTAAACCGTATTGATGACATCGTAATCTTTAATTCCCTTGAAAAAGAGCATATTACGAAAATTATCGATCTGGAACTGGCAAAACTGTACAAGCGACTTGAAAAACTCAATTATCATGTGGACCTTTCTCAGGATGCCAAGGACTTTATTGCAGAAAAAGGCTGGGACAAAGATTTTGGAGCAAGGCCTCTTAAACGTGCGATCCAAAAATACATCGAAGATCTGTTGGCAGAAATGCTGGTAAACAAACAGCTTTCCGAAGGCGAAACCATCATTTTGAAATTAAATGAAGAGAAAGACGGACTTATAGGCGAAACTGTAAAGAAAAAGCAGAGCGCTAAATAA
- a CDS encoding tetratricopeptide repeat protein, with product MEEFFENELIRKFEEMVENNDELYFETEEYEDIIIYYLEMGDISFAEMATNYALKLHPNSLELKIKKFEVLLELENYTQAKELMQELQEASMESTDFLVCCAKYYSNLGNPRRAITFCERALELDEEENFLHNFIADEYVNLEDPFNALKHYKLALKFDQQDEYSLENVMFCYNQLSRSDEAIEFLNGYLNEFAFSETAWYEYGQFYFNRKNYEEAIRGFDYLLAINPQSVGVYANKAACYEAMGEWPKAIAVYEEMLELEYTKSFTFYKIGLCYKENKQPVLALNAFQKSLRDDPQFYLSMMEQSYIYEEMGGMKEALHFAKEAVSMNDNNLDYQKRLAFLYIDSGSFEESLICLKKLVDFEPNRFYNWYAYSEVLMLIGEFEDAITVLKQATKIHNRAEIYYQLSNCYFHLNSQKEGRKALDVALDLDPNLLEDMKQKYPFIKDEVEKVKTKKK from the coding sequence TTGGAAGAATTTTTTGAAAACGAACTCATTAGGAAGTTCGAAGAAATGGTAGAAAATAATGATGAACTCTACTTCGAAACCGAAGAATACGAGGACATCATTATTTACTATCTAGAAATGGGCGACATTTCCTTCGCGGAGATGGCGACCAATTATGCGCTGAAACTTCATCCCAATTCTTTAGAACTGAAAATAAAAAAGTTTGAGGTTTTACTTGAACTCGAAAATTATACACAGGCCAAAGAACTGATGCAGGAACTGCAGGAAGCTTCTATGGAAAGCACCGATTTCCTCGTGTGCTGCGCGAAGTACTATTCGAATCTGGGTAATCCGAGACGTGCGATTACTTTTTGTGAAAGAGCCCTGGAACTGGACGAGGAGGAAAACTTTCTGCACAATTTCATTGCAGATGAATATGTGAATCTGGAAGATCCCTTCAACGCATTGAAACATTATAAACTGGCTTTAAAATTTGATCAGCAGGACGAATACTCTTTAGAAAACGTGATGTTCTGCTACAATCAGCTCAGCAGAAGCGACGAGGCTATTGAATTCCTTAACGGATATCTGAACGAGTTCGCGTTTTCTGAAACAGCCTGGTACGAATACGGACAGTTCTATTTCAACCGCAAAAACTATGAGGAAGCGATTCGCGGGTTTGATTATCTTTTGGCTATAAATCCACAATCTGTTGGGGTGTATGCAAATAAAGCGGCATGTTATGAAGCGATGGGAGAGTGGCCGAAAGCAATTGCTGTTTATGAAGAAATGCTCGAACTGGAGTATACGAAGTCTTTTACTTTCTACAAAATCGGTTTGTGTTATAAAGAGAACAAGCAGCCGGTTTTAGCGCTGAATGCTTTCCAGAAATCTTTGAGAGACGATCCGCAGTTTTATCTGTCAATGATGGAGCAATCCTATATCTACGAAGAAATGGGCGGCATGAAAGAAGCACTTCATTTTGCAAAAGAAGCCGTATCGATGAATGATAACAATTTAGATTATCAGAAAAGGCTTGCGTTTCTTTACATCGATTCCGGAAGTTTTGAGGAAAGTTTAATTTGTCTTAAGAAGCTTGTAGATTTCGAACCTAACCGGTTTTATAACTGGTATGCGTACTCAGAAGTTTTAATGCTGATCGGCGAATTTGAAGATGCGATCACTGTTTTAAAGCAGGCAACTAAAATCCATAACCGCGCAGAAATCTATTATCAGTTGAGTAACTGTTATTTCCATCTGAACAGCCAGAAAGAAGGCAGAAAAGCCTTGGATGTGGCGTTAGATCTGGATCCAAATCTTCTGGAAGATATGAAACAGAAATATCCATTCATCAAAGATGAGGTTGAAAAGGTAAAAACAAAGAAGAAATAA
- the glmM gene encoding phosphoglucosamine mutase, with protein MALIKSISGIRGTIGGKVNENLTPLDVVKFTSAFGTWLQNNKNKKNLTLVVGRDARISGAMVNSLVTATLQGLGIHVVDLGLSTTPTVEVMVPELNADGGIILTASHNPKQWNALKLLNEKGEFITGENGAEVLALAESENFNFAEVDGLGKYETRDDGFAIHIHKILDLPMVNAEAIKAKKYKIVVDAVNSTGGIAIPELLEHLGCEVIKLYCEPNGHFPHNPEPLKEHLGDICELVKKEKADLGIVVDPDVDRLALVDENGELFGEEYTLVAVADYLLKNKKGVAVSNLSSSRALRDVALKHDSEYFASAVGEVNVVTLMKDRNAVIGGEGNGGIIYPDLHYGRDSLVGVALFLTHLANKNKTVSELRATYPSYFMGKKKIELTPDIDVDSLLTKMEKEYQNEEVSTVDGVKIDFEKNWVHLRKSNTEPIIRIYTEAFSQEEADSLGDQMIAKIKSLI; from the coding sequence ATGGCTTTAATTAAAAGTATATCAGGGATCCGCGGCACTATTGGTGGAAAAGTGAACGAAAATCTTACGCCGCTTGATGTGGTGAAATTTACTTCCGCATTCGGAACCTGGCTTCAAAATAATAAAAACAAAAAGAATTTAACTCTTGTGGTTGGCCGCGATGCGCGGATTTCCGGCGCGATGGTTAATTCTCTGGTTACAGCAACATTGCAGGGACTGGGAATTCATGTGGTGGATTTAGGACTCTCTACAACGCCAACTGTTGAGGTTATGGTTCCTGAACTGAATGCTGACGGAGGAATCATCTTAACCGCTTCTCACAACCCAAAACAGTGGAACGCTTTAAAACTTTTGAATGAAAAAGGAGAATTCATCACTGGAGAAAACGGTGCGGAAGTTTTAGCGTTAGCGGAATCCGAAAATTTCAATTTTGCTGAAGTTGACGGTTTAGGGAAGTATGAAACACGTGACGACGGTTTTGCAATCCATATTCATAAAATTCTGGATTTACCGATGGTAAATGCTGAAGCCATTAAAGCAAAGAAATATAAAATTGTAGTTGACGCGGTAAATTCCACTGGCGGAATTGCAATCCCGGAACTTTTGGAGCATTTAGGCTGCGAAGTGATTAAACTGTATTGCGAACCCAACGGACATTTTCCGCACAATCCCGAACCGTTGAAGGAGCATTTGGGAGATATCTGCGAACTCGTGAAAAAAGAAAAAGCAGATCTCGGAATCGTTGTAGATCCGGATGTTGACCGCCTGGCGCTGGTTGATGAAAATGGTGAACTTTTCGGCGAAGAATATACCTTAGTTGCTGTGGCTGATTATCTCCTGAAAAATAAAAAAGGAGTAGCAGTCTCAAATCTTTCTTCAAGCCGTGCTTTGCGGGATGTTGCTTTGAAACACGATTCTGAATACTTCGCAAGTGCAGTGGGAGAGGTGAATGTAGTCACTTTAATGAAGGACAGAAACGCCGTGATTGGTGGCGAAGGAAACGGTGGAATTATTTATCCGGATCTTCACTATGGAAGAGATTCTCTGGTAGGCGTAGCGTTATTTTTAACACATCTTGCCAATAAAAACAAAACAGTTTCCGAGTTGAGAGCAACGTATCCGTCATATTTCATGGGTAAAAAGAAAATTGAGCTTACACCGGATATCGATGTAGACTCCCTTTTAACTAAAATGGAAAAGGAATATCAAAATGAAGAGGTTTCCACAGTTGACGGTGTAAAGATTGATTTCGAAAAAAATTGGGTACATTTAAGAAAATCCAATACAGAGCCAATTATCAGGATTTATACCGAAGCTTTTTCGCAGGAAGAAGCCGACAGTTTGGGAGATCAAATGATTGCTAAAATAAAAAGCCTGATTTAA